A section of the Syntrophorhabdaceae bacterium genome encodes:
- the rpsL gene encoding 30S ribosomal protein S12, protein MPTINQLVRQGREIVKKKSSSPALTNCPQKRGVCVRVYTTTPKKPNSALRKVARVRLTNGIEVTTYVPGIGHNLQEHSVVLIRGGRVKDLPGVRYHIIRGSLDTSGVANRKKSRSKYGTKRPKQ, encoded by the coding sequence ATGCCTACTATTAATCAATTGGTCAGGCAAGGGAGAGAAATCGTCAAAAAGAAGAGTTCTTCCCCAGCGCTTACAAACTGCCCACAGAAAAGAGGGGTCTGTGTAAGGGTTTATACTACAACACCTAAAAAACCAAATTCAGCCCTTCGTAAGGTTGCCCGTGTGAGATTGACAAATGGTATAGAGGTTACAACCTATGTCCCTGGTATCGGACACAATCTTCAGGAGCACTCTGTTGTGTTGATAAGGGGTGGAAGGGTAAAAGACCTCCCTGGGGTCAGATATCATATAATAAGAGGTTCCCTTGATACCAGTGGTGTGGCAAACAGGAAGAAGAGTAGATCAAAGTATGGTACCAAGAGACCAAAACAGTAA